The genomic region CTGCTGCATGCGTCGATGCGACGCTTCTGACACAAAAGACCGAACTCTTTCAGGATACGCTCGAAGGCAATCTGCGGCTCGCCAAGCCTGAGGCAAGCGACGCGGAGTTGCGCGAAGCGCTTGTCGCTGCGGGTCTGCTTTCGGAAGTCGAGGCTTTGCCGAAAGGGCTCGGCACACCTCTTGGCGAAGGCGGTTTCGGTCTTTCCGGCGGCCAGTCCCGTCGTCTGGCGCTTGCACGCCTCTTCCTTCGCGACACGCCGCTTTGGCTGCTCGATGAAGCGACGGAAGGTCTCGACAGCGCAACGGCAAGCGACGTCATGTCCCGCCTCAAGGACCGGGCGTATGGCCGTTCCCTCGTCATTGCATGCCATGCCCGCCGGGAGGCTGCGATCGCCGATCAGATCGCAGTCATCAAAGACGGTCGTATTACAGAACTATCGCGCCGTGGAGAGGCGGCGTTCGAAAGAGCGCTCGAGCGGCTAAGGCCGGATTGAGTGCTGCGCTTACCGCGGACGCCGGCGGCGCCCGTTCGAATCCTCTGGGACCGTGGGAAGAAAAACAATGGAACTAGATATCGTCGCGCTATCGCGCTTCCAGTTCGCCCTGACGGCGCTTTATCACTTCCTGTTCGTGCCGTTGACGCTCGGGCTGTCGGTGCTGCTCGCGATCATGGAAACGACCTATGTGATGACCGGCAGGCAGATCTGGCGGCAGATGACGAAATTCTGGGGCACGCTCTTCGGCATCAACTTCGTACTGGGCGTGGCGACCGGCATCGTCATGGAGTTCCAGTTCGGTATGAACTGGAGCTATTACAGCTATTATGTCGGCGACATCTTCGGTGCGCCGCTGGCGATCGAAGGGCTGATGGCCTTCTTTCTGGAAGCGACTTTCGTCGGCCTCTTCTTCTTCGGCTGGGACAAGCTGTCCAAAGTGGGGCATCTGGTTGCCACCTGGGCCGTGGCGCTCGGCTCCAACTTCTCGGCGCTCTGGATTCTGATCGCCAATGGCTGGATGCAGAACCCGGTCGGCTCGGCGCTCAACCCGCAGACCATGCGCATGGAGATTACGAGCTTCTTCGACGTGGTCTTCAATCCGGTCGCGCAAGCGAAGTTCGTGCATACGGTTTCTGCCGGCTACGTCTGTGCCTCGATCTTCGTGCTCGGTGTCTCGGCGTGGTACCTGCTGAGAGGACGCCATATCGAGCTTGCCAAGCGCTCGATGACGGTGGCCGCCTCCTTCGGACTTGCCTCAGCTCTCTCGGTGGTCGTACTCGGCGACGAGAGCGGCTATCTGGCAACGGAAAACCAAAAAATGAAGCTCGCCGCAATCGAGGCTATGTGGGAAACGGAACCGGCGCCTGCAGCCTTCACGGCCTTCGGCTTTCCAGACCAGCAATCGCGTGAGACGCATTTCGCCGTCCATATCCCATGGGTCATGGGGCTGATCGGGACACGCTCGCTGACCACCGAAATTCCAGGGATCGACAAGCTTGAACAGCAGGCCGAAACGCGTATCCGCGAAGGCATCAAGGCCTACGATGCGCTGATGCAAATCCGCGCGGCTTCAACACCGGCCGGCATTGCACAGGAGGTTCGTAGCTCCTTCGACGACCTGGGCCACCAGCTCGGCTATGCACTTCTATTGAAGCGCTATGTCGATGATCCGCGCCAGGCAACAGATGAACAGATTGCCCAGGCTGCACGCGACACGATCCCGCATGTACCGACCCTTTTTTGGTCGTTCCGCATAATGGTCGGGCTCGGCATGTTCTTCATCCTCCTGACGGCGATCTTCTTCTGGCTGTCGGCCCGCCGCCACCTCGACAAATATCCGCTGCTCCTGAAGGTCGCCGTTTTCGCCATACCACTTCCTTGGATTGCCATCGAGGCGGGTTGGATCGTGGCCGAGGTCGGCCGCCAGCCCTGGGTCATCGAAGGGGTGCTGCCGACGGCGATGGCAGTTTCCAGCCTGGGGGCAAGCACGGTGCTCCTCACCATCATCGGCTTTGCCGCACTTTATACGACGCTCATCGTCGTCGAAATGAGCCTGATGATCAAAGCGATCCGGCAAGGGCCCGATCCGGATGAGGAGCCAGACGCCGCACTTATTTCCGAAACCCTCGTACCAGCAGCGGAGTGATCGCCATGATCCTTCATCAACTCATCGACTACGAAACCCTGCGCGTCATCTGGTGGCTGCTGCTTGGCGTATTGCTGATCGGCTTTGCGGCAACCGACGGCTTCGATCTAGGTGTCGGCACGCTGTTGCCCTTTGTCGCGAAGACCGACACGGAACGCCGTATCGCAATCAACACGATCGGGCCGGTCTGGGAAGGCAATCAGGTCTGGCTGATCCTTGGGGGCGGCTCGATCTTCGCCGCGTGGCCGCCGCTCTATGCCGTTTCCTTCTCAAGCTTTTATCTCGCCATGTTCGCGGTCCTCTTTGCGCTCATCTTGCGCCCGGTCGGCTTCAAGTACCGTTCGAAGCGTGATAGTGCGCGCTGGCGCAACAACTGGGACTGGGCGCTGTTCATCGGCGGCTTCGTACCGTCGCTGATCTTCGGCGTTGCCGTCGGCAATGTGCTGCAGGGAGTGCCTTTCCGTTTTGCCGACGACATGCGCATTTTTTACGAAGGCTCATTCTTCGGCCTTCTCAATCCATATGCGCTGCTTTGCGGCTTGCTCTCGGTCGCCATGCTCGTGCTGCACGGCGCATCCTGGCTGGTGCTGAAGGCGAGCGGTCCCGTTGCCGAGCGCGCCAGAAACTATGGAAGTATCGCTGCCCTTTGCGTTGTCGTACTCTTCGGCCTTGGCGGCCTTTTCCTGGCGCTTGGCATTGATGGCTATCGCATCACCAGCACCATCAGCCCGGCCGGTCCGTCAAATCCGCTCTTGAAAACGGCGCAGCATGACGGTTCGTGGCTTGCGAACTACAGCACCTATCCGTGGCTGGCGATTGCTCCGCTACTCGGCTTGCTGGGTGCGGCGCTTTCGTTTACGGCAATGCGGGCGAGGCGCGAGGTCTCGACCCTGCTCTTCAGCAAGCTCTCGATCTTCGGCATCATCGCAACGGTCGGCGTCTCGATGTTTCCCTTCATTCTGCCCTCCTCGCTCGATCCGCGATCAAGCCTGACGGTCTGGGATGCTTCCTCGAGCCATATGACGCTTTTCATCATGCTCGTCGTTTCGCTGATCTTTCTGCCGATTGTCGCCGCTTACACTGCCTGGGTCTACAAAGTGCTGTGGGGCAAAGTCGACGAAAAGTCGGTTACCGACAAAAGCGGACACGCCTACTGAGGGAGACAAGAAGATGTGGTACTTCGCATGGATGCTCGGGCTGCCGCTGGCGGCCGCCTTCGCCGTCCTCAACGCCATGTGGTACGAGCTCGTCGACGACGAAGCAAAGAAGAAGAAACAATGACAAACAAAAAGGTCAGGGCAAAATCCCGGCCCTGAATGCGGCCTGCCACCGCCGTCCCGTCCCAGCAGCGACTTTGGTCAATCTGGCACAAGGATTGCGTCTTAATACCCATCGGAAGAATGGCGCGCGGGCAGGAGAAGATATGACGGTGTCAGTCACGGATATGATTGGTGCGACATGGCGTCTTGAAGACGCAATCCGGGAGGTGATCGCCGACCCGCAGAGTTTTCCCAATGAAACCAAACCTATGAAGGAAAAGGCTAAGATTCTACCCCATCTTCTGGTGCAGAAATATCCCCATCTCTCGGATATCGAAAACGAACTACGCGGCGTCTTCGAAACCTGCCGCCTGGCGATTGATCACAAATCGATCAGTCCGATCGTTGTAAAGGCAGCGATTGCCATTGCCGACGAATACCGGGAGATCATCATCAAGCTGAAGCACTGAATTTGCTGGTACGCGCGTCCCTAAAAACTTGGGGACAGAGCGGCTTCCCCGCTTCGCATTTGCTTGACCCTGCGTCATTCATGGTTGACGTGGCGTTCCGGGGACACTAGCACGCTTCTAAAAGGCATTCTGGGGACGTTTCCATGGAAATCTTTACTGCTGCGGGCCTGACTGCACTCCTGCAGGTCATCGCGATCGATCTTGTTCTTGCCGGCGACAACGCCGTCGTCATTGGCCTTGCTGCAGCCGGGCTTCCGGTCGTACAGCGCAAGAAGGCCATTCTGGTCGGCATTCTCGCCGCCACCGTTTTGCGCATTCTTTTTGCATCCGTGACGGTTCAGCTCTTGAGCATCGTCGGCTTGCTGCTTGCCGGTGGTCTGCTCCTGCTCTGGGTCTGCTGGAAGATGTGGCGCGAGCTTCGCTCCCAGCACGCAAACGGCGGGGAGATTGGTCTGGAAGGCGAAGCGTCCACCGGACCTAAGAAGACTTTCATGCAAGCTGCAACCCAGATCGTCGTCGCCGACGTGTCGATGTCGCTCGACAACGTGCTGGCCGTTGCCGGTGCCGCACGCGACCACCCGACCGTGCTTATCCTGGGCCTTGCGCTCTCGATCGCTATGATGGGTGTCGCGGCGAACATCATCGCCCGCCTGCTCAACCGCCATCGCTGGATCGCCTATGTCGGCCTGCTCATTATCCTTTATGTCTCCCTCGACATGATTCATCGAGGCGTCCTGGAAGTGTGGCCGCATCTCTAGCCTAAAGAGCTGACGCAATTGACCTTTTAAGCGGATCGGCGAGAGCCGTTCCGCTTTTCCTTCACAAACCGCGGCATCATCGAGGTCGAGGTCAGCGTCGATGGTGGGGCGGGCCATGCGCGCGCCGCCCTGGATGAGCGGCAAGGCTGGCTGGCAGTGCTACTCGCAGTTTTGGACGCCAGCCAGATCTGTGCGCGCCATAGACGCGACAGGTGCCGGGATGCTCGCCTCGCGCAATTCGACGTTGCCGAAATCAACGCGGCGAGCCTTCTGGCGATTGACAGCTTTTCTTCCTTATGTCGGTTTGCCTTGAAACACCGCGCGCTCGCCGACAAGGCCCTCGCCAACAACGTCGAAGAACGCGCGCACGCGAGCAGTCCCTTTCAGGTCGGTATGGGTCACGATCCAGAGCTCGCCTGATAATTCCGGGATAGGATCAGCAAGTGCGCGCACCAGTGCGCGATGACCGTCGCCGAGATAGCAGGGAAGCAGGGCAACGCCTATCCCGGCTTTGGCAGCGATCAACTGATTGACCAGACTGTTCGTTCGGTAGACGAAGGCAACGCCCGACGCCCGACGCGCGACTGCCGAGCCAGTCAGCGGCCGCGATCCCGGCAGTATGTTCTTCCCATCCGATCAGCGGATGCCCGACCACATCCTCACCGCGCGTTAACGGTCCGCCGATAGCGTCGAGAACCGCTGGCGATGCGTAAGCGTCCAGCCGACGTCAGCGAGTTTACGCCCCCAAAGATCACCCTCCTTCGGACGGACCGGACGGAGCGCGATATCAGCCTCGCGGCGGGACAGGCTCAGCACGCGATTATCGATCAAGAGCTCGACGACAATGCCAGG from Rhizobium gallicum bv. gallicum R602sp harbors:
- a CDS encoding cytochrome ubiquinol oxidase subunit I, with amino-acid sequence MELDIVALSRFQFALTALYHFLFVPLTLGLSVLLAIMETTYVMTGRQIWRQMTKFWGTLFGINFVLGVATGIVMEFQFGMNWSYYSYYVGDIFGAPLAIEGLMAFFLEATFVGLFFFGWDKLSKVGHLVATWAVALGSNFSALWILIANGWMQNPVGSALNPQTMRMEITSFFDVVFNPVAQAKFVHTVSAGYVCASIFVLGVSAWYLLRGRHIELAKRSMTVAASFGLASALSVVVLGDESGYLATENQKMKLAAIEAMWETEPAPAAFTAFGFPDQQSRETHFAVHIPWVMGLIGTRSLTTEIPGIDKLEQQAETRIREGIKAYDALMQIRAASTPAGIAQEVRSSFDDLGHQLGYALLLKRYVDDPRQATDEQIAQAARDTIPHVPTLFWSFRIMVGLGMFFILLTAIFFWLSARRHLDKYPLLLKVAVFAIPLPWIAIEAGWIVAEVGRQPWVIEGVLPTAMAVSSLGASTVLLTIIGFAALYTTLIVVEMSLMIKAIRQGPDPDEEPDAALISETLVPAAE
- the cydB gene encoding cytochrome d ubiquinol oxidase subunit II, which gives rise to MILHQLIDYETLRVIWWLLLGVLLIGFAATDGFDLGVGTLLPFVAKTDTERRIAINTIGPVWEGNQVWLILGGGSIFAAWPPLYAVSFSSFYLAMFAVLFALILRPVGFKYRSKRDSARWRNNWDWALFIGGFVPSLIFGVAVGNVLQGVPFRFADDMRIFYEGSFFGLLNPYALLCGLLSVAMLVLHGASWLVLKASGPVAERARNYGSIAALCVVVLFGLGGLFLALGIDGYRITSTISPAGPSNPLLKTAQHDGSWLANYSTYPWLAIAPLLGLLGAALSFTAMRARREVSTLLFSKLSIFGIIATVGVSMFPFILPSSLDPRSSLTVWDASSSHMTLFIMLVVSLIFLPIVAAYTAWVYKVLWGKVDEKSVTDKSGHAY
- the cydX gene encoding cytochrome bd-I oxidase subunit CydX produces the protein MWYFAWMLGLPLAAAFAVLNAMWYELVDDEAKKKKQ
- a CDS encoding TerC family protein; amino-acid sequence: MEIFTAAGLTALLQVIAIDLVLAGDNAVVIGLAAAGLPVVQRKKAILVGILAATVLRILFASVTVQLLSIVGLLLAGGLLLLWVCWKMWRELRSQHANGGEIGLEGEASTGPKKTFMQAATQIVVADVSMSLDNVLAVAGAARDHPTVLILGLALSIAMMGVAANIIARLLNRHRWIAYVGLLIILYVSLDMIHRGVLEVWPHL
- a CDS encoding LysR substrate-binding domain-containing protein, which encodes MLPGSRPLTGSAVARRASGVAFVYRTNSLVNQLIAAKAGIGVALLPCYLGDGHRALVRALADPIPELSGELWIVTHTDLKGTARVRAFFDVVGEGLVGERAVFQGKPT